Part of the Halorussus sp. MSC15.2 genome, GTTCTCCCCGCCCGTAATCCACGCCAGCGGCGACAGCGCCATGTAGTAGGCCATCTGGCCGAACGCCAGCGTCAGGATGGCGAAGTAGATGCCGCCGCGCCGGAGCGAGACGAACCCCAGCACCCACGCCGACAGCGCCGCGAACGTCGTGCCCGCGAGGATGACGAGAATCGGACTCGACGACACCTGCGCGCTGAACACGCCCGCGGCGTAGGCCGCCCCGCCCCAGAACGCGGCGTGGCCGAACGACAGCAGGCCGGTGTAGCCCAGCAGGAGGTTGAACCCCATGGCGAAGATACCCCAGATGAGGATGAGCGTGGCGAGGTCCTGATACCCCCGCAGGACGCCGCTGACTACCGGCGCGCGGGCGAACAACCACGGGAAGAGCGCGACCGCGACCGTGGTCACGCCGACGACGAACCACTCGCTCTCGGTGACGCGTTCCCACGAGGGGAGTTCGCGGTCGGTCCGCTCGACGACGGTCCCGGCGTCCTCGGCGGCGTCGGCCGTCTCGGTCGGTTCGTCGCTCACGGGGCCACCTCCTCGGTCCCGAGCAGCCCCTGCGGCCGGGCCAACAGGACGACCGCGGCCAGCACGTAGATGCCGACCTGCGACCACTGGGGCGCGACGGCGACCATGACCGCCAGCGTCTCGCCGATGAGGATGCCCCCGAGGACCGCGCCTGTGATGGAACCGACCCCGCCGATGACCACGACGAGGAACGAGGGCACCAGCACCTCGGTCCCGATGTTGGGGTTGACGGCGTACAGCGGCCCGCCGACCACGCCAGCGACGCCCGCCAGCGCCGCGCCGACGCCGAACACCATCAGGTAGGGTCGCGAGAGTTTGATGCCCAGTAGTTCGACCATCTCGGCGTCGCGCGTCCCCGCGCGCACGACCAGACCGAAGTCGGTGTACTCGATGAGACCGTAGACCAGTACGACGACCCCGGCCGTGATGGCGATGATGTACAGTCGCCACTCGGGGAAGGTGCCCACGATGGGGAGGTTGACTTGTCCGCTGGCCCACGCCGGTCGGGCGAAGTTGTAGCTCTGGCCGCCGAACAGGATTTTGAACACCTCCTGCACCACGATGGCCAACCCGAACG contains:
- a CDS encoding branched-chain amino acid ABC transporter permease; its protein translation is MTLVGGPLFVEAVVETFLNGLQQGAIYVLVAIGLSIILGTLKFVNFAHGALYLVGTYAGLLITLKITPTGGKLADWGYTTLGLGWGFLPALVLVPILVFALGLLMERFVARPFYDRPDTDQILLTFGLAIVVQEVFKILFGGQSYNFARPAWASGQVNLPIVGTFPEWRLYIIAITAGVVVLVYGLIEYTDFGLVVRAGTRDAEMVELLGIKLSRPYLMVFGVGAALAGVAGVVGGPLYAVNPNIGTEVLVPSFLVVVIGGVGSITGAVLGGILIGETLAVMVAVAPQWSQVGIYVLAAVVLLARPQGLLGTEEVAP